The genomic stretch GAATTCTTCATGGTAGTTTCGTGCACTCGATGTTGGTGACAATTTTTCCTGCGCCACAAACAGTAAAAAGAGGCAGTGAAGAATGATCAGTCTTCCTGTTTGTAAGGCTTGCAGATTTCCTACTCAGAAATTATccaaatattttgttcacaaatatttgtcattacaattaaatgcaattaactATATGGTTGAAATCCTTCAAGAGTTTTTcgaaataacatttaaaaaaagcttcatatactggaaaataatgaaatcctTTGCTGATGTTCAAGCCAAAGGGCTTAagttttcattcagtttgtttCGAACCACACAAAGAAAGCAGCACGCAGAAATATTTAATGTCGATGTTCACCACGTCTGGATTTATATCTAGATTGCGTCAAGCCAGCCAATCACCGGCCTGTACACAGCAGCGTGTGCAATGGCGTGCACAGACTCTCTAAGGGTCAGGggcaaaacatgaaaaaaaggtgggggggggggggggtgggtgcatGCATTAtgtcactctctcacacacacacacacagacacacacacacaccttaagtAGGACTGTCTCTCAGTGGAATGTACAGTGAGAAGTTTGAAGTATGAAACTATCACTTAAAGTGGCAATTATTCCTTCATCATTGGACTTATGGCAGTGATTTTAATAAAGGCCTTTGGTTGATATGAATGGCTAAACAATCCTTAGGATCGTGCTGTTCACGCACTCATATTTTAATACACTTGATgattttaatacattattttctcaATATAAAGCCGTAAAGGAGGATTGCAGGTTAATAGGCTGGACCAGAAAATGGCAGCTGTCCCAGTGGGGTGTCAGTCAGGAATcttgttttactgtttattgCACGTTCAAATACATAGGTACAGTCCATAGATGCATACAGGTGcttatgtatgtgtctgtgtggtttgtgtgtgaagaACTCACACCTTTAGGTACAAGAACTAAACTGGAACAAGCAAATTCTAACATAAGGAAATTAGTAAGTCCACATATTAACGGAATCATTGTGGTCAAGAAAGGAACAGCAACTGCTAAGGAACACTGATACTAAAAAAggggctctgtgattggctgaaagtcAATCGCACATTATCTTAGGGCCAATAGAAAGGTACAACATAACAAACTATATACATTACACAATGGCCGAATCACAGTTTTGTACAGTCATGGctataatataaaaaagtataaaaaaaagcctgaacatgaaaaaagccAACATGTTTTGCAAACTGCTGGTCTTCATCAGGGCTTAAAAGAAGGAAGTTCCAGTGTGGTCTCACCTATATAGTCAATGTGACCACTTGGAGGCAAATGCGTCAcatcaatgaaacaaaaatctgcacatgtatgtgtggcATTGGGTCCACCAGCGACGCGGATTGGTGTgtattgtgcatgcatgcatcacCAATGCAGTCGGCatgttttaacaattaaaaataacaccCTTGCACGAAATAGAAGATCTTATTTTTTGATCAGTTCACTTCACATTATGTATTTAATctacaaaaatgtgtgtgcgcgagtgtgtgtgtgtgggtgtgataaTGAGACAAACCCAATCAAAAAGTGTTCCTTGCAGAATTATTCCCATTCTGTGTCATAATATGTGTAGTTTTGTTGTACTTCCCTTTAAATTTTAAACTGTGTAGTTTTATCTGTTACTTTTAAAAGTGTGTCTGAGAGTTATTCTCTGCATTATTTGATATTGTATATGCACtgatttgtttgtgaattcGATCATTTCTTGCCTGTTGCtaatggagttttttttttttttgcaatgatgTCAATGTCCATATGAGGTAATACATTTTAAGGATTAAAAACGAATCATTTTCCTCTAGaaatttttgtatgtgttttcacaacagaaacaaaagttaTTTAAAGCCACATCATAATTTTCAAGTTTCTTCCTCTGTGTTGATCTTTTTAAGAATTACTGGAAACAAGTTTtccatttactgtatatatatcaTCTAATATGTTATCACACATTTCCTCATTGAAAACAGTTGCATATCCATGCCTTTGGAAGGTATGCACATAAGCAATATATCTGTGTTTTGGAGACCGGACACACTATAGGGGTTGGTTTTTAACTATGAAGCAGTTTCACTGTGAGAACACTGAGACTAGACATGTGTACGCTACTGTGTGCCAAGCACCTACAGTTGGCCTACCTGAATGTGTGCGAGAGAATTAAAGTAGGCTATACAGGGTTTGCAAACAAAATCACTTCACAAGAATTATTAATCCATCTTGAAGAAAATTTGGGTAGAAAATGAGACAAATGAACTGATAACAATTCAAAAGCCTATGTATCAGCTCCAAATGTTAaattcaaccaatcacagatttttttttttaaatccataatTTCCTGCTTGGACAGCACACTTGACACAATATTCATTTCAGAGCATGTGTTTTCTGGCTGCAAAATCTAAAAATTCTCCGGCGGACCTGGTTCAGCCTCAGGCCATAAATGAGGGGATTCAGTATCGGTGGAACAAGGAGGTATTCCAGGGACATGAAACTGCGGAGAGCGTGCAGACGAGTGGTGGAACCATAGCGAGCGTACAAGATGTCAAAAATGAGTGCGATCGTGAAGTTAGTCAATGAGATTAAATGGGGCAAACAGGTCTGCATGAACTTACTCCGATCTTCCTGCGATCGTACAGATGCTTTGACGATATTGACATAGGAAATCAAGATCAGCACTGCCTGTGAAATGTTAAAACACAAGATAAATGTCCCATACACGTTGTTGATAGTGGTATCCACGCATGACAGCTTCACCACGGCCCAAACTGTGCAGTAAAGTTTGTCGATGTTGAATCGACAGAGGGGTAGTCTGGCTGTCAGGGCCACCAATGATAGTGATTCACAAATGCATAAAAGCCAGGTAAAAAGCAATAATTTCACAACCTTCTGAGGCGTGATGATGGAGTGGTAATTGAGAGGCTTGCATATCGCGATATACCTGTCATAAGCCATCACTGCTAGCGTAGTGGTCTCACAGAATACATAGctatatattacaaatatttggGTCAGGCAAGCTTCGTACGAAATAACACTTAAATCAGATGAAAGGTCCACCAATATTTTTGGATAAAATGTAGAGGCACCAAATatcccatttacacacaagttACAGAGAAATATAAGCATGGGCTCGTGGAGCGTTTTCTCCAAAATAATTGTCGCAATCAAAGTCAGGTTCACTGAAATTGTAAAAAGGTAAGCGAGAAATGTGACGACAAAGAATGTGCGTTTGCTTGACATCGTCTCATTCAGTCCTTGCAGAACAAACAGTATTTTAGTTGAGTTCTCCATGGTAGTTTTATAGCAGGTGTGAGGTTCCGAGATGTTCTTGCGTCAGCTGTTCCAGTGTTCATTTTTCCTCcatcacaaacagaaaatggtTAAATTCccacaacagtttttttaaataacaaatatctTGGAAAAGTAACAAAATCATTTGCTGACATTCAAACCAAAGGGCTAAAGTCTTCATTTGGTTTGTGTCTATTTGTACAATGAAGgcaacacacagaaatatttaatgtcTTTGTTCACAGCGTCAGGCTTTATATTTAGATTCCATCAAGCGCCATTGAGAATTACCAGCCAATCACCGGTCTTTATACAGCGACATGTGCAATGGCGTGCACCGACTCTCTAAGGGACAGGGGCAAaacatgaagggggggggggggggggggtggtaggcgTGCATtgggtctcacacacacacacacacatacaccttaaGCAAGACTGTCTCTCACTGGCATGCACAGTGATTAGCCATCACTTTATCAAGTACTGAAGGTTTAAGCATGAAACTATCACATCAGGGGGATATCATTCCACCATTATTTCACTTATCACAGTGATTTTAATAAAGGCCTTTGGTTGATATTGATAGGTTTGAACAATTAAGTTGCTTTCTGTGTCTTAACTTTATTCTGTATACACATTCCTACACTCACACTCTGTAACTGCTTCCCATTGCTAGAGACAAATGGGCACAAATAGAGTTCAATCACTGTTTGTAAGGATGTACAATTGCCACAGATCAACGGGGTGTCACCCGCAGCAGACCATTTGGGTGTCCCCGGGAAGTCTGGttcaatgtatattttttcctAGGAACGTTCACACTTGGTAATCTCCACACTATTGAACAGAATACTTACACCCTCACTTGTGGCTGTCTCGTTGAGATTCGTACGGAACGCTTGTCGTGGCACCGTAGCGAGTCTCCCTTTGCGCATCGAAATGAAACCTTTTCAATTGGAAAGTGGCCCTCAGTGTGTTACTGCACCTTTCCCGACTTGGGTCCACATGGGAGATATGAATAGCTAACAATCCTAAGCATCGTGCTGTTCACTCActcatattttaatatgcttGATTCATATTAGGCTATACATTGTCTTCTCAATATAAAGCCGTAAAGGAGGTTTGCAGGATAATAGGCTGGACCATAAAATGGCAGCTGTCCCAGTGGGGTGTCAGTCAGGACACAGGAGTCAGGAATCTTGTTTTACTATTTATTGCACGTTCAAACACATAGGTACAGTCTATAGGTGCATACAGGTACTTATGTATGTGTCTGGGTGGTTTGTGTGTCAAGAACTCACACCTTTAGGTACAAGAACTAAACTGGAACATGCAAATTCTAACATAAGGAAATTAGTAAGTCCACACATTAACAGAATCTCTGAATCATTGTGGTCAAGAAAGGAACAGCAACTGCTAAGGAACACTGATACTAAAAAtgggctctgtgattggctgaaagtcAATCGCACATTATCTTAGGGCCAATAGGAAGGTACGACATAACAAACTATATATACATTACACAATGGCCCAATCACAGTATTGTACAGTCATggctataataaaaaaaaaagcctgaacatgagaaaagtcAACATGTTTTGCAAACTGCTGGTCTTCATCAGGGCTTAAAAGAAGGAAGTTCAGGTGTGGTCTCACTTATATAGTCAATGTGACCACTTGGAGGCAAATGCGtcacatgaataaaacaaaaatctgcacatgtatgtgtggcACTGGGTCCACCGGAGATGCGGATTGGTGTgtattgtgcatgcatgcatcacCAATGCAGTCGGCATGctttaacaattaaaaataacaccCTTGCACAAAATACAAGATCTTATTTTTTGATCAGCTCAGATCACATTGTGTATTCAATCTACAAAAATTTGTGTTcgcaagtgtgcgtgtgcgtgtgtgtatgtgataatGGGACAAACCCAATCAAATAGTGCACCTTGCAGAATTATTCCCATTCTGTGTCATAATATGCTGTAGTTTTGTTGTACGTCCCTTTAGTTTTAAACTGTGTGGTTTTATCTGTTACTTTTAAAAGTGTGTCTGAGAGTTATTCTCTGCATTATTGGATATTGTATATGCACTGATTTGTTTGtgaatttgatcattttttttgcctgttgctaatggagttttttctttttttgcaatgatGTCAATGTCCATATGAGGTAATACATTTTAAGGAttaaaaattaatcattttcctCTAGAAGTTTTTGTATGTGTCttcacaacagaaacaaaagttaTTTAAAGCCACATCATAATTTTCAAGTTTCATTCTCTGTGTTGATCTTTTTAAGAATTACTGGAAAAAAGTCTTCCATTTTCTGTATATATATCAACTAATATGTTATTACATATTTCCGCATTGAAATCAGTTGAATATCCATGCCTTTGGAAGGTGTGCACATAAGCAATATATCTGTGTTTTGAAGACCAGACACGCCACAGGGGTTGGTTTTTAACTATGAAGCAGTTTCACTGTGAGAACACTGAGACTAAACTTGTGTACGCTACTGTGTGCCAAGCACCTACAGTAGACCTACCTGCATGTGTGCAAGAGAATTAAATTAGACTATACAGGGTTTGCAAACAAAATCTTAAAGAAAATTTAGGTAGTAAATGAGACAACTGAACTGATAACAATTCAAAGGCCTATATATGAGCTCCAAATGTTACATTCAATCaatcacagattaaaaaaaaaaaaatctataatttcCTGCCTGGACAGCAAACTTGACACAATATTCACTTTAGAGCACGTATTTTCTGGATGCAAATTCTAAAGATTCTCCGGCGGATCTGGTTCAGTCTCAGGCCATAGATGAGGGGATTTAGGAGCGGTGGAACAATGAGGTATTCCAGGGACATGATACTACGAAGTTCGTGCAGACGAGTGGTGGGACCGTAGCGAGCGTACATGAGGTCAAAAAGAAATGTGATCAAGAAGCTGGTCACTGAGATTAAATGGGGCAAACAGGTCTGCATGAACTTACTCCGATCTTCCGCTGATCGCACAGAGGCTTTTATGATATTGACATAGGAAATCAAGATCAGCACTACctgtgaaaagtgaaaaatcaTGAGAATTGTCCCGAATAC from Anguilla anguilla isolate fAngAng1 chromosome 12, fAngAng1.pri, whole genome shotgun sequence encodes the following:
- the LOC118209038 gene encoding putative gustatory receptor clone PTE03, encoding MENSTKILFVLQGLNETMSSKRTFFVVTFLAYLFTISVNLTLIATIILEKTLHEPMLIFLCNLCVNGIFGASTFYPKILVDLSSDLSVISYEACLTQIFVIYSYVFCETTTLAVMAYDRYIAICKPLNYHSIITPQKVVKLLLFTWLLCICESLSLVALTARLPLCRFNIDKLYCTVWAVVKLSCVDTTINNVYGTFILCFNISQAVLILISYVNIVKASVRSQEDRSKFMQTCLPHLISLTNFTIALIFDILYARYGSTTRLHALRSFMSLEYLLVPPILNPLIYGLRLNQVRRRIFRFCSQKTHALK